Proteins encoded by one window of Sorangium aterium:
- a CDS encoding TolB family protein produces MEEPRPPTDAQPPAPEAEPPESLEALVPKRRLWPVFAVLGLVIAAAGLLAFRSMTTADPLRILVAIDLDGTWWEGSQPAARLADELGEHLAELGFDPVKGGDPKVMKALESAKDPKEAAKALGAGFIIEARLAPEIVEHPVKEGYFELRVDAPVTLTSLDKGTSTEGRIRGYSGATKKDRAMALLANSMASQALDAVIAQLMDHPSVREITEGSDIKLLERLASARRFVKDRAANLDRAAAAYAARAKEVEAEEQGRVTFLSPQAAEDLLVGTAEGGYFVKTADVSVFHSVRSRDLARSEALETVEWRPLDQPAVPTTDPGAVKPMWRGYHVYSYPSSQRDGDRAALVEDFFGWAKTITVVDRSGQSKRVRVDPEHRFVDPKLAPGGRFVAVYDRPEAGAQADLMVLDTDGGKEVFGFHTENQSLGGFAWLDETRLVFVYVPDASEDDAPHLAVVDVGKQPLSIERPFRAKPGEDLRNPAASNDGTKIVCVVDGDEPGIAVIDTATWRRKVYAAPGGASWPAFSPDAARVAFETRGAGGTDIAVLALSTGEIKKLTVGSAAERVPRFSADGKRVLFEVRYRDPVFPQKRSISRIASAAVEP; encoded by the coding sequence ATGGAGGAGCCTCGACCCCCGACCGACGCGCAGCCCCCCGCCCCCGAGGCCGAACCGCCGGAGTCGCTCGAGGCGCTCGTGCCGAAGCGCAGGCTCTGGCCGGTCTTCGCGGTGCTCGGCCTCGTGATCGCGGCGGCGGGCCTCCTCGCCTTCCGCTCGATGACCACGGCCGATCCGCTGCGCATCCTCGTGGCGATCGATCTCGACGGGACCTGGTGGGAGGGGTCGCAGCCCGCGGCGAGGCTCGCCGACGAGCTCGGCGAGCACCTCGCGGAGCTCGGGTTCGATCCCGTGAAGGGCGGCGACCCGAAGGTGATGAAGGCGCTCGAGAGCGCCAAGGACCCGAAGGAGGCCGCGAAGGCGCTCGGCGCCGGCTTCATCATCGAGGCGCGCCTCGCGCCCGAGATCGTGGAGCACCCGGTCAAGGAGGGGTATTTCGAGCTCCGGGTCGACGCGCCGGTGACGCTCACGTCCCTCGACAAGGGCACATCGACCGAGGGGCGGATCCGCGGCTACTCCGGGGCGACGAAGAAGGACCGCGCGATGGCGCTGCTCGCGAACTCCATGGCGTCCCAGGCGCTCGACGCGGTGATCGCGCAGCTCATGGACCACCCCTCGGTGCGCGAGATCACGGAGGGATCGGACATCAAGCTGCTGGAGCGGCTGGCGTCGGCGCGGAGGTTCGTGAAGGACCGCGCCGCGAACCTCGACCGGGCCGCCGCCGCATACGCCGCCCGCGCGAAGGAGGTCGAGGCCGAGGAGCAGGGGCGCGTGACGTTCCTGTCGCCCCAGGCGGCGGAGGACCTGCTCGTGGGCACGGCCGAGGGCGGGTATTTCGTCAAGACGGCCGATGTCTCGGTGTTCCACTCGGTGAGGTCGAGGGACCTCGCCCGCAGCGAAGCGCTGGAAACGGTCGAGTGGCGGCCGCTCGATCAGCCGGCCGTCCCGACCACGGATCCCGGCGCGGTCAAGCCGATGTGGAGGGGCTATCACGTGTACTCGTATCCGTCGTCGCAGCGCGACGGCGACCGGGCCGCGCTGGTGGAGGACTTCTTCGGCTGGGCGAAGACGATCACGGTCGTCGACCGATCCGGGCAGAGCAAGCGCGTGCGCGTCGACCCGGAGCACCGGTTCGTCGACCCCAAGCTCGCCCCCGGCGGCAGGTTCGTGGCGGTCTACGATCGCCCGGAGGCGGGCGCGCAGGCCGATCTGATGGTGCTCGACACCGACGGCGGCAAGGAGGTGTTCGGCTTCCACACCGAGAATCAGTCGCTCGGCGGGTTCGCGTGGCTCGACGAGACGAGGCTCGTGTTCGTCTACGTGCCCGACGCGTCGGAGGACGACGCGCCGCACCTCGCGGTGGTCGACGTGGGCAAGCAGCCGCTGTCGATCGAGCGCCCGTTCCGCGCGAAGCCCGGGGAGGACCTGCGCAACCCGGCGGCGTCGAACGACGGGACGAAGATCGTGTGCGTCGTCGACGGCGACGAGCCGGGGATCGCGGTCATCGACACGGCGACGTGGCGCCGCAAGGTGTACGCGGCCCCGGGCGGCGCTTCGTGGCCCGCGTTCTCGCCCGACGCCGCGCGCGTCGCGTTCGAGACGCGGGGCGCGGGCGGTACGGACATCGCCGTGCTGGCGCTCTCCACGGGCGAGATCAAGAAGCTCACGGTGGGCTCCGCGGCGGAGCGGGTGCCGCGGTTCTCCGCCGATGGGAAGCGCGTGCTGTTCGAGGTGCGGTACCGCGACCCGGTGTTCCCGCAGAAGCGGTCGATCTCGCGCATCGCGAGCGCGGCGGTCGAGCCGTGA
- a CDS encoding ferritin-like domain-containing protein, producing MNTAHAFRRTLAYRLFALLALPAAGGATGCVTATSSCPDNPEPISKVACFAWPQDGAGGAGEAGGAGGAGGAGGAGAGGSEPVACPSRPEAQEILNQSAFGSHSVKSDGSLEDGQCCYQTYFIPMCEGRPYLVEEAARTAPFVRARGSAGWGAAEALTPRIDHLSADLREALAAAWTSDALFEHASVASFGRFALELLAAGAPADLVEEAHRAALDEARHARLCFALASAYAGETLAPGAFPFDGRVEVEADLASIAARAAKEGCIGETIAAVVAAEELGAAEDPAVRSALAIIAADEARHAELAWGTVAWAIRAGGERVRAAVEEVFAGLGRAELGGGDSAGGAQLAAHGRFGAAARGEAAARAIEEIVRPASRLLLAGRPYEAAQSAMTA from the coding sequence ATGAACACCGCACATGCTTTTCGCCGCACGCTTGCATATCGCCTCTTCGCCCTGCTCGCGCTCCCCGCTGCGGGTGGCGCGACCGGCTGCGTCACCGCCACGAGCAGCTGCCCCGATAATCCGGAGCCCATCTCCAAGGTTGCCTGTTTCGCGTGGCCGCAGGACGGCGCGGGGGGCGCCGGAGAGGCCGGCGGCGCTGGGGGGGCCGGCGGCGCAGGTGGCGCAGGCGCCGGCGGGAGCGAGCCTGTCGCGTGCCCCTCGCGGCCGGAAGCGCAGGAGATCCTCAATCAGTCCGCCTTCGGATCTCACAGCGTCAAGAGCGATGGATCCTTGGAGGACGGGCAGTGCTGCTATCAGACGTACTTCATCCCGATGTGCGAGGGGCGCCCGTACCTCGTCGAAGAGGCAGCGCGAACAGCGCCGTTCGTCCGCGCCCGCGGGAGCGCCGGCTGGGGCGCGGCGGAGGCCCTGACGCCGCGGATCGATCATCTCAGCGCGGACCTGCGGGAGGCGCTGGCCGCGGCGTGGACGAGCGACGCGCTCTTCGAGCACGCATCCGTGGCCTCGTTCGGCCGCTTCGCGCTCGAGCTGCTCGCCGCGGGCGCGCCGGCCGATCTCGTGGAGGAGGCGCACCGCGCGGCGCTCGACGAGGCCCGCCACGCGCGCCTCTGCTTCGCCCTCGCGAGCGCCTATGCGGGCGAGACGCTCGCGCCCGGCGCGTTTCCCTTCGACGGGCGGGTGGAGGTCGAGGCAGATCTCGCGTCGATCGCGGCGCGCGCCGCGAAGGAGGGCTGCATCGGCGAGACCATCGCGGCGGTGGTCGCGGCCGAGGAGCTCGGCGCCGCGGAGGACCCGGCGGTGCGGAGCGCGCTCGCGATCATCGCGGCGGACGAAGCGCGGCACGCGGAGCTCGCGTGGGGCACGGTGGCGTGGGCGATCCGCGCGGGCGGCGAGCGCGTGCGCGCGGCGGTGGAAGAGGTGTTCGCGGGGCTCGGGCGCGCGGAGCTCGGGGGAGGCGACAGCGCAGGAGGTGCGCAGCTCGCGGCGCACGGGCGGTTCGGCGCCGCGGCGCGCGGCGAGGCGGCCGCGCGTGCGATCGAGGAGATCGTGCGGCCGGCGTCGAGGTTGCTCCTGGCAGGACGCCCGTACGAAGCTGCCCAGAGCGCGATGACGGCTTGA
- a CDS encoding SDR family oxidoreductase, with protein sequence MKEAHLVTGATGFIGGALVLELLRRTDDDIVAMVRPGDTGAVERFRQSIHHAASLYEATDVLAKLDRCRVVAGDVVEQDCGIREPIGDRVAQVWHVAASLQYENRHVDVIRATNVEGTRRVLALAGQLGAGTFNYISTAYVAGRATGAIPEVRSRGNATNNHYEQSKIDAETLVASWANGRIRIFRPSIVVGHSRTLGATSFSGCYGFFRQLVQFRGMIERTQKGLLSRSPVRMRVDPDGDLNLVPVDAVVQEAVGIALQDACEGVFHLTHPFPWKTGATVRAMFELLGMHAPIFINRRDDFSWLDQQLDKRMDFYGSYIIGHKHFERIRTDAALRGHERFAYAEVPLVALCQWYLEILEATRKNLPVAR encoded by the coding sequence ATGAAGGAAGCGCATCTCGTGACCGGGGCGACGGGGTTTATCGGCGGCGCGCTCGTCCTGGAGCTGCTGCGGCGGACCGATGACGACATCGTGGCGATGGTCCGACCGGGCGACACCGGGGCGGTCGAGAGGTTCCGCCAGTCCATCCATCACGCTGCAAGCCTCTACGAAGCGACCGATGTGCTCGCGAAGCTCGACAGGTGCCGTGTCGTCGCCGGTGACGTCGTCGAGCAAGACTGCGGCATCCGCGAGCCGATCGGTGATCGCGTCGCGCAGGTGTGGCATGTGGCCGCATCGCTGCAATACGAGAATCGTCACGTGGACGTCATCAGGGCGACCAACGTGGAAGGCACCCGCCGCGTCCTCGCCCTCGCGGGGCAGCTCGGGGCGGGGACGTTCAATTACATCAGCACGGCGTACGTTGCAGGGCGCGCGACGGGGGCGATCCCCGAGGTGCGGAGCCGCGGCAACGCGACCAACAACCACTACGAGCAGAGCAAGATCGACGCCGAGACGCTCGTCGCCTCCTGGGCGAACGGGCGCATTCGTATCTTTCGCCCCAGCATCGTGGTGGGGCACAGCCGCACGCTCGGAGCGACCTCGTTTTCGGGCTGTTATGGCTTCTTTCGCCAGCTCGTGCAGTTCCGCGGGATGATCGAGCGCACCCAGAAGGGCTTGCTGTCGCGATCTCCCGTGCGGATGAGGGTCGACCCCGACGGCGACCTGAACCTCGTTCCGGTCGATGCGGTCGTCCAGGAGGCCGTCGGGATCGCCCTCCAGGACGCGTGCGAGGGTGTGTTTCATCTGACGCATCCATTCCCATGGAAGACCGGCGCGACGGTGCGCGCGATGTTCGAGCTGCTGGGTATGCACGCGCCCATCTTCATCAACCGGCGTGACGACTTCTCCTGGCTCGACCAGCAGCTCGACAAGCGGATGGATTTCTACGGTTCGTACATCATCGGTCACAAGCATTTCGAGCGAATCCGGACGGACGCGGCGCTCCGGGGGCACGAGCGTTTCGCGTACGCCGAGGTGCCCCTCGTGGCGCTCTGCCAGTGGTACCTCGAGATCCTCGAAGCGACGCGCAAGAACCTCCCGGTGGCACGCTGA
- a CDS encoding sulfotransferase: MSALGPLFIVGTGRCGSTMLSNLVRRHPDLLSISEFFSATTDLGGRISLCFPDHPIEADELWRIVAGIQPKLTTMRRHDVMMDEVLYRPAALPCFGGVPGVPAILETALPHLCDEPEALFADLERFVSTLPVAPVGQHYQQVFGFLAHRFGKRTWVERSGGSLRLVRRLIKNFPDARFVHLVRDGRTCAISMSRHLGFRMALIAVQLTEILGVDPWESRDRAYVDDVPEELLPFLPERFDREAFLRYETPLPLCGHYWSGEIVTGLDELSGVAPGRLLTLRYEDFGRAPRPTIARLMEFIGVDVDDAWIERMAGIVRPARSRFTELAPGERRALMDACQPGFAALAELYSTELAEAAAGEVPA, encoded by the coding sequence ATGAGCGCGCTAGGGCCGCTCTTCATCGTGGGGACGGGGCGTTGTGGGTCGACCATGCTGTCGAACCTCGTGCGCCGACATCCGGACCTGCTGAGCATCTCCGAGTTTTTCTCGGCGACCACCGACCTCGGTGGACGGATCTCCCTGTGTTTCCCGGACCATCCGATCGAGGCGGACGAGCTCTGGCGGATCGTCGCGGGCATTCAACCCAAGCTGACGACGATGCGGCGCCACGACGTCATGATGGACGAGGTGCTGTATCGGCCGGCGGCGCTGCCATGTTTCGGGGGCGTACCGGGTGTGCCGGCCATCCTGGAGACCGCGCTTCCGCATCTGTGCGACGAACCGGAGGCGCTGTTCGCCGACCTCGAGCGCTTCGTCTCCACCCTGCCCGTGGCGCCGGTCGGCCAGCACTATCAGCAGGTGTTCGGGTTCCTCGCTCACCGCTTCGGCAAGCGAACCTGGGTCGAACGTTCCGGGGGCTCGTTGCGGCTGGTTCGCCGGCTGATCAAGAACTTTCCCGACGCTCGCTTCGTGCATCTGGTGCGCGATGGCCGCACCTGCGCGATCTCGATGAGCCGTCACCTCGGGTTTCGCATGGCGTTGATCGCGGTTCAGCTGACCGAGATCCTCGGCGTCGACCCGTGGGAATCGAGGGACCGCGCCTACGTGGACGACGTGCCCGAGGAGCTGCTCCCGTTCTTGCCCGAGCGCTTCGATCGCGAGGCCTTCCTGCGTTACGAGACGCCGCTGCCGCTGTGCGGCCATTACTGGTCCGGCGAGATCGTGACAGGGCTCGACGAGCTCTCGGGCGTCGCGCCCGGGCGGCTCTTGACGCTCCGTTACGAGGACTTCGGTCGAGCGCCGCGCCCGACCATCGCTCGCCTGATGGAGTTCATCGGGGTCGACGTCGATGACGCCTGGATCGAGCGCATGGCGGGCATCGTGCGACCGGCGCGCTCGCGCTTCACCGAGCTCGCGCCCGGAGAGCGACGCGCGTTGATGGACGCGTGTCAGCCGGGTTTCGCCGCGCTCGCGGAGCTGTATTCCACCGAGCTCGCGGAGGCGGCCGCGGGCGAGGTGCCAGCCTGA
- a CDS encoding c-type cytochrome — MKARFGAGLTALVAMIAAIAGCTVLDGYDDLPWDDTQGLPDSPTRDPSPKVSAVPPPPISGGTLLVTTDKAFAIAADPDRDRISIVDLVRSRVHGILPLEKDDEPGRVVEGAAGSVHVALRRGGAVVTIDLATKKMHRRPVCPAPRGLAYDASTDLLHVACAGGELVTLSWDVAAPPVRELRLDGDLRDVVVEGDSLLVSRFRSAELLVVAKDGTVVERIRPLAYIPGALYDGANDTREFAPAVAWRTVPLPGGGVAMVHQRALVTPIEPAGAGSYYSTDCRQSVIHTAVTVTRPLPSEGHPSDLVLSRHGVGGIGVGVLPVDIAVSPDGLSVAILQAGSRDLVVTPLETLEREDGIERCALAPDQDRPFIGPSGEPIAVSYFGANKLLVQLREPPGILKVSALDGVKFGMIELPGESRLDDAHALFHGNRGGALSVTCASCHPEGHEDGRVWNFQPAGPRRTQSVSGGVLATMPFHWDGDLGYFTGFMEEVFVKRMGGSLPDGEHLDAFAAWLDTIKALPRSKPADEDAAARGEALFNDPTLACATCHSGETLTNNQTVDVGTGKPFQVPSLRGLAARAPYMHDGCAATLHDRFGPCGGGDRHGVTSVLAPAQIDDLVAYIETL; from the coding sequence ATGAAAGCTCGCTTCGGCGCGGGGCTCACCGCGCTCGTCGCCATGATTGCGGCCATCGCCGGGTGCACGGTGCTCGACGGTTATGACGATCTCCCGTGGGACGACACCCAGGGTTTACCGGACTCCCCGACGCGAGATCCATCCCCCAAGGTCTCCGCGGTGCCGCCTCCCCCGATCAGCGGCGGGACGCTCCTTGTGACCACCGACAAGGCGTTTGCCATTGCGGCGGATCCGGACCGCGACAGGATCTCCATCGTCGATCTCGTCAGGTCCAGGGTGCACGGGATCCTCCCCCTGGAGAAGGACGACGAGCCCGGGCGTGTGGTCGAGGGGGCGGCTGGCTCCGTTCATGTGGCGCTCCGCCGCGGGGGCGCGGTGGTCACGATCGATCTCGCGACCAAGAAGATGCACCGCAGGCCCGTGTGCCCCGCGCCCCGCGGGCTCGCGTATGACGCGTCGACAGACCTGCTTCACGTCGCGTGCGCGGGCGGCGAGCTCGTGACGCTCTCCTGGGACGTCGCGGCCCCGCCGGTCCGCGAGCTCCGCCTCGACGGCGACCTGCGCGACGTGGTCGTCGAGGGGGACTCGCTCCTCGTGAGCCGCTTCCGGTCCGCCGAGCTCCTGGTGGTCGCGAAGGACGGGACCGTTGTCGAGCGCATCAGGCCGCTGGCGTACATCCCGGGTGCGCTGTACGACGGCGCGAACGACACGCGCGAGTTCGCGCCGGCGGTGGCGTGGAGGACAGTCCCGCTGCCTGGGGGCGGTGTGGCCATGGTGCACCAGCGCGCCCTCGTCACGCCCATCGAACCTGCGGGGGCCGGCAGCTACTACTCGACGGATTGCAGACAGAGCGTGATCCATACGGCGGTGACCGTCACGCGACCGTTGCCCAGCGAGGGCCATCCGTCGGACCTTGTGCTGTCCAGGCATGGTGTGGGCGGCATCGGGGTAGGGGTGCTCCCGGTCGACATCGCTGTGTCGCCGGATGGGCTCAGCGTGGCGATCCTGCAGGCGGGCAGCCGCGATCTCGTCGTGACGCCGCTCGAGACCCTCGAGCGGGAGGACGGGATCGAACGCTGCGCGCTCGCCCCCGACCAGGACCGCCCCTTTATCGGCCCCAGCGGCGAGCCCATCGCCGTCAGCTACTTCGGAGCGAACAAGCTGCTCGTGCAGCTACGGGAGCCGCCGGGCATCCTGAAGGTCTCAGCCCTCGACGGCGTGAAGTTCGGCATGATCGAGCTTCCCGGTGAGAGCCGGCTCGACGATGCCCATGCCCTCTTCCACGGCAACCGCGGTGGAGCCCTCTCCGTCACCTGCGCGTCCTGCCACCCGGAGGGGCATGAAGATGGTCGTGTATGGAACTTCCAGCCCGCCGGACCGCGCCGCACACAATCCGTGTCAGGCGGCGTCCTCGCGACGATGCCGTTTCACTGGGACGGTGACCTGGGATACTTCACGGGCTTCATGGAGGAGGTGTTCGTGAAGCGGATGGGCGGCTCGCTTCCGGACGGCGAGCACCTCGACGCGTTCGCGGCGTGGCTCGACACGATCAAGGCCCTGCCCCGGTCGAAGCCGGCCGACGAGGACGCCGCCGCGCGCGGCGAGGCGCTCTTCAACGACCCGACCCTGGCGTGCGCGACGTGCCATTCCGGCGAGACGCTCACAAACAACCAGACCGTCGACGTGGGCACGGGCAAGCCCTTCCAGGTGCCCTCGCTCCGCGGGCTCGCGGCGCGCGCTCCGTACATGCACGACGGCTGCGCCGCGACGCTCCACGACCGCTTCGGCCCGTGCGGTGGAGGGGACCGACACGGCGTCACCTCGGTGCTCGCGCCGGCTCAGATCGACGATCTCGTCGCGTACATCGAGACGCTCTGA
- a CDS encoding VOC family protein, with product MSDLLVNIDVPALDPAIAFYTRAFGLRVGRRFGASGVELLGAAAPIYLLLKPAGSEPAAGATPRDYRRHWTPVHLDFVVDDLEAAARRAQEAGAVPEADIEVAAWGRMLRLADPFGHGVCLLQFSGRGYDEIATPG from the coding sequence ATGTCCGACCTGCTCGTCAACATCGATGTACCGGCGCTCGATCCTGCCATCGCGTTCTACACGCGTGCGTTCGGCCTGCGCGTCGGGCGGCGCTTTGGTGCCTCCGGGGTCGAGCTCCTCGGCGCTGCGGCCCCCATCTACCTCCTGCTGAAGCCGGCCGGCAGCGAGCCCGCCGCCGGCGCAACCCCGCGCGATTACCGGCGCCACTGGACGCCGGTCCACCTCGATTTCGTGGTCGACGATCTCGAGGCCGCCGCGCGCCGCGCGCAGGAGGCAGGCGCGGTCCCCGAAGCCGATATCGAGGTGGCAGCGTGGGGGCGCATGCTCCGCCTGGCCGATCCCTTCGGCCACGGCGTCTGCCTCCTTCAGTTCAGCGGCCGCGGCTACGACGAGATCGCCACACCCGGCTGA
- a CDS encoding TetR/AcrR family transcriptional regulator: MRKRDAITPRKQPTQDRSRATVEAILQATAYILVRDGYARLTTNRVAQRAGVNVASLYQFFPGKEALVAELHRRHIEQGRAAAAAVLAANQGQSPDRVVRTIVEAGIAAHAVEPELHRVFLEQMPRIRAPRSAASEGFLLEEAKQLLSAWGCPAPDVELAWWMMQTAAHAVVHHAIVERPDDLRSGALAEELVQLLERYLRGKQAPGPRAGAGREDT, from the coding sequence ATGCGCAAGCGGGACGCCATAACGCCGCGGAAACAGCCCACGCAGGACCGGTCGCGCGCGACGGTCGAGGCGATCCTGCAGGCGACCGCTTACATTCTGGTCCGGGACGGGTACGCGCGGCTGACGACGAACCGCGTGGCCCAGCGGGCCGGGGTGAACGTCGCGTCGCTCTACCAGTTCTTTCCGGGCAAGGAGGCGCTCGTGGCCGAGCTCCACCGCCGGCACATCGAGCAGGGCCGCGCGGCCGCGGCCGCGGTGCTCGCCGCGAACCAGGGGCAGTCGCCCGACCGGGTGGTCCGGACGATCGTGGAGGCCGGCATCGCCGCCCACGCCGTGGAGCCCGAGCTGCACCGCGTGTTCCTCGAGCAGATGCCGCGCATCAGGGCGCCCCGGTCCGCGGCGAGCGAGGGCTTCCTGCTCGAGGAGGCAAAGCAGCTCCTCTCGGCGTGGGGCTGCCCGGCGCCGGACGTGGAGCTCGCGTGGTGGATGATGCAGACCGCGGCGCACGCGGTGGTGCATCACGCGATCGTCGAGCGGCCCGACGACCTGCGCTCCGGCGCGCTGGCCGAGGAGCTCGTGCAGCTGCTCGAGCGCTACCTGCGCGGGAAGCAGGCCCCAGGGCCCCGCGCCGGTGCGGGGCGAGAAGACACGTGA
- a CDS encoding FAD-dependent oxidoreductase, producing MNLSLSTHVLIAGAGPTGLTLACDLARRGVACRIVDKAPSHFAGSRGKGVQPRTLEVLDDLGVVDAAMAAGAPYPLIRAYDGDAVMGDWAMFERRAPAPDVPYPNIVLLGQWRTEEILRARLADHDIRVELATELTGFEQDGDGVTATLARAGETERVRAGYLVGADGGRSFVRRALGVGFQGETLEADRALVGDVRADGLDRERWHAWPKARGGPVALCPLPGTERFQIVIPIHGDEAPELTVEAVERLFHERTGRSDVRLHDASWLSLYRPSVRMVDRYRVGRVFLAGDAAHVHPAAGGQGLNTGVQDAYNLGWKLGQVLAGAPAALLDTYEEERLPVAAAMLGLTSRLHRRTAEGSAGEQQRGAETQQLDISYRGSSLARSEHGAPARVLPGDRAPDAPCHDADGAPIRLFDVLRGPHFTLLAFGAARGDTVARVNARYGAAVHARAVVQPGEPAGRRALVDTDGHARAGYDIDGDALVLVRPDGYIGWRASPGTLEQLEDYLRPLVGFARAEVGGTLNPIELPRRPRDTSRDGAP from the coding sequence ATGAATCTGTCGCTGAGCACGCATGTCCTCATCGCGGGGGCAGGGCCCACCGGCCTGACCCTCGCGTGCGACCTGGCCCGCCGTGGCGTGGCGTGCCGCATCGTCGACAAGGCGCCATCCCATTTCGCCGGCTCCCGCGGGAAGGGCGTGCAGCCGCGCACCCTCGAGGTCCTCGACGACCTCGGGGTGGTGGACGCGGCGATGGCCGCCGGAGCCCCTTACCCGTTGATCCGCGCCTACGACGGCGATGCGGTGATGGGCGACTGGGCCATGTTCGAGCGCCGCGCGCCGGCGCCGGACGTGCCCTATCCGAACATCGTGCTCCTCGGGCAATGGCGGACGGAGGAGATCCTGCGCGCCCGGCTGGCGGACCACGACATCCGTGTCGAGCTCGCCACCGAGCTGACCGGCTTCGAGCAGGACGGCGACGGCGTGACCGCCACGCTGGCCCGCGCGGGCGAGACGGAGCGGGTCCGCGCCGGCTACCTCGTCGGCGCGGACGGGGGGCGCAGCTTCGTGCGGCGCGCGCTCGGCGTCGGCTTTCAGGGGGAGACGCTGGAGGCGGACCGGGCGCTCGTGGGCGACGTCCGCGCCGATGGGCTCGACCGCGAGCGCTGGCACGCCTGGCCGAAAGCGCGCGGCGGCCCGGTCGCGCTGTGCCCGCTGCCTGGAACGGAGCGCTTCCAGATCGTGATACCGATCCACGGCGACGAGGCGCCCGAGCTGACGGTGGAGGCCGTCGAGAGGCTGTTCCACGAGCGGACCGGGCGCTCGGATGTCCGGCTGCACGACGCGAGCTGGCTGTCGCTCTACCGGCCCAGCGTGCGGATGGTGGACAGGTACCGGGTCGGCCGGGTGTTCCTCGCCGGCGACGCCGCGCACGTGCACCCCGCGGCCGGCGGGCAGGGCCTGAACACCGGGGTCCAGGACGCCTACAACCTCGGCTGGAAGCTCGGCCAGGTGCTGGCGGGAGCGCCCGCGGCGCTGCTCGACACCTACGAGGAGGAGCGGCTGCCGGTCGCCGCGGCGATGCTCGGGCTCACCTCGAGGCTGCATCGCCGGACCGCGGAGGGAAGCGCGGGCGAGCAGCAACGCGGCGCGGAGACGCAGCAGCTCGACATCAGCTACCGCGGGAGCTCGCTGGCCCGCAGCGAGCACGGCGCGCCGGCGCGCGTCCTGCCGGGGGACCGAGCGCCCGACGCGCCCTGCCATGACGCCGACGGGGCGCCAATCCGCCTGTTCGATGTGCTCCGTGGCCCGCACTTCACGCTGCTCGCGTTCGGCGCGGCGCGCGGGGACACTGTCGCGCGGGTGAACGCCCGGTATGGCGCCGCCGTGCACGCGCGCGCCGTGGTGCAGCCGGGGGAGCCAGCAGGCCGGCGCGCCCTCGTCGATACGGACGGGCACGCGCGCGCCGGCTACGACATCGACGGCGATGCGCTCGTGCTGGTCCGCCCGGACGGCTACATCGGATGGCGCGCTTCCCCGGGCACGCTCGAGCAGCTCGAGGACTACCTCCGCCCGCTGGTCGGCTTTGCTAGGGCTGAGGTTGGCGGTACGCTGAATCCGATCGAGCTACCGCGCAGGCCACGCGACACCTCTCGAGATGGCGCCCCCTGA
- a CDS encoding glycosyltransferase, with protein MPCRFWGGPERQTVQAARVLRERGACDVSFAVLPHRQAKVADNPLVVGARAEGFEAEPLALQRGYDLIDGARRLRAIAAQRRPDLVCTVGYKADLLALGLRGRGAPRVLAVARGWTGEDLKVRLFEWADRRTLRWHDGVVVVSEAQRAAVRACGVSEARIFWVPNAIDLDRMPPPVPRAQLLAELGVGSSAQLIGAVGRISPEKGQRSLVEAFAAVARADARAVLVLVGDGPDEAAVRAEVAAQGLGERVRLLGLRRDGAQLIGALDVLALPSRTEGLPNVVLEAFAYGTPVVASAVGGVPELVLDGETGWLVPPGQPGPLAQALLDALASPEEAGARATRARARLLSRFTAERQADAWLASPPDR; from the coding sequence ATGCCTTGTCGCTTCTGGGGCGGTCCGGAGCGGCAGACCGTGCAAGCGGCAAGGGTCCTGCGCGAGCGCGGCGCGTGCGACGTCTCGTTCGCCGTGCTCCCGCACCGGCAGGCGAAGGTCGCGGACAACCCGCTCGTCGTGGGCGCGCGCGCGGAGGGGTTCGAGGCCGAGCCGCTCGCGCTGCAGCGGGGCTACGACCTGATCGACGGGGCGCGGCGGCTCCGCGCGATCGCGGCGCAGCGCCGGCCCGACCTGGTCTGCACGGTGGGGTACAAGGCGGACCTCCTGGCGCTCGGGCTGCGCGGGCGCGGCGCACCGCGGGTGCTGGCGGTGGCGCGCGGGTGGACGGGCGAGGACCTGAAGGTGAGGCTCTTCGAGTGGGCCGATCGCCGGACGCTGCGCTGGCACGACGGGGTCGTGGTCGTGTCGGAGGCGCAGCGCGCGGCGGTGCGGGCGTGCGGGGTGAGCGAGGCGCGGATCTTCTGGGTGCCGAACGCGATCGACCTGGATCGGATGCCGCCGCCCGTCCCGCGCGCGCAGCTGCTCGCCGAGCTCGGGGTCGGCTCGTCGGCGCAGCTCATCGGGGCGGTAGGGCGGATCAGCCCCGAGAAGGGGCAGCGCTCGCTCGTGGAGGCGTTCGCGGCGGTGGCGCGCGCGGACGCGCGGGCCGTGCTCGTGCTGGTGGGCGACGGGCCGGACGAGGCTGCGGTGCGGGCGGAGGTGGCGGCGCAGGGGCTCGGCGAGCGCGTGCGGCTGCTCGGCCTGCGCCGGGACGGCGCGCAGCTCATCGGGGCGCTGGACGTGCTGGCGCTGCCGTCGCGCACCGAGGGTCTGCCGAACGTGGTGCTGGAGGCGTTCGCCTATGGGACGCCGGTCGTCGCGAGCGCCGTCGGCGGCGTGCCGGAGCTCGTGCTGGACGGCGAGACAGGGTGGCTCGTCCCGCCCGGGCAACCGGGCCCGCTGGCGCAGGCGTTGCTCGACGCGCTGGCGTCGCCGGAGGAGGCGGGGGCGCGCGCGACCCGCGCCCGGGCGCGGCTCCTGTCGCGGTTCACGGCGGAGCGGCAGGCCGACGCGTGGCTTGCGTCACCACCTGATCGGTGA